The segment aaactcaatataattatatcttggtTTCaatttaatgtacaaaaaaataatcttgatcCTTATAGTACCTTCATCCATCTGCAGTCTGAAATCTCCTTCTTACATTCTTGAATTTCAAAACTCTGAGGTGTTAAATATGCAATCATGTATATATCCGAGCATCCAAATAAGTAATCGTGTCCATGTCTAAAAGATATTAGACACTTGAAGTCTGCCTGAATTCCTGTTTCCTCTAAAACTTCTCTTTTAGCTGCTACTTCAATATTTTCTCCTAACAATTACAGATACATAtgtctctatatatatatatatatatataatgataaaactaaaaaaaacgCAATCTCTTCTATTAAAATACCTGGCTCTACGTAGCCACCTGGAAGCTTCCAAGCTATATTGAGACCATACTTCTCTTTAATGACAAGAATTTCATTAGTATTCTTATTGAACACAAACGCACCGACACCTAAAAATGTATGTGCGTATTTTGGAATGTTGCACTCTTCATCATTGGGCAACCAACGATACAGCATGACATATTCCCCCTTTGCATGGTGAAAGATAAATCCCTGTCCTGTTAATATCGGAACCCATTCCGTGTTTGGTATATGCACGCGAAACCATACAGTGCGTTTCTTATCCTTAGCCCATTGCTCTAAAGAATCTACATACaagaacatttataaattatatggatctattttttttgttcctcTGCactaaaagatttaaatttattactagatattaatagtaaaaaatactaatattaaatttatttaaaaatttacttccATTTGCCAGAAAAAAATGGAACTGTCAATGTTTCATCGTAAAATTAGTTTTGCAaagtaatgatttttttttaaagagatttaaattaagaGAAGTTTCTCcacacaattatttatatcttcatttataaagaaataaaatgcatcTACCTATGAGGCGCTGCGCGAATATTTTACTGTCGCAGGTTTCCTCGAGCGAGTCGATCGTGATACCATTGTACTGATCGTTACAACCCTTGAAGATTTGCTTGGCCATCGCGGTTTTGGACACGTCCAATTGTCCAGGATTCGTGCTGCACCTTGacagaaaagaggaaaaaacgGCCGTGTTCTTTAATGACGATCTTCTTTCGAATGTTTTCGTAACGCGAAACAATATCGCGGTTGACGCTCTTTTCATCGGATATCAGAATCGAGTTTCAACGCGaagatatttatcaataattatcaaGGCCACAAAGCAATCTCACGCACGAGGACTGATAACAGTAGGATTGTAATAACAATCTTGCGTAAGTGGCGCACGTAAATgagttttttcatttttcttcatCGTTCTATTTACGTTGTCCTTCACTGATAATGGAACCTTAACCTAACCTTAACCTCAATGTGTCAAATTTTGTTCAAAGATTTAtgcttaaatttatttcttttttttgtcgtCAAAAATTGCGAGATGAAATTTTAGTAGCTTTATTGATTCGGCAGTGAAGATTATGACGAATGACATTACTCGCGTgtgcatatattatgaaattatgtcATACATAAGACCGCGAGGTTAAAATGTGTCAAGAAACTTGACATGCGAGAAGGAAAAGTAAACTTGACGTCATGGGCACGTCACTTAAGGCACCTTTTCATACGTCGCTTGTCGCTCGTTTTGAGCGACAATAAAGTCACGTGACTGAATTGTCACTAGCGACTAGCTATTGAACACATGCATCgtaaattaaagattgaagattaaaaattagagtTGTTTGAATCAAAACAAAAGGaactaaaatttctttgtcttgattggtcaaatttcaatctttaatcttcaatggctgcgttcagcagagaaagcaaatcagtgagcgcttagtgattctttattgtgattggttctTGCATTTAGATCTTTGTTGGATCCAAGTGCAGAAACCAATCACGGtaaagaatcactaagcgCTCACTGATTTGCTTCTCTGCTGAACGCAGCCAATCTTAATCTTTaaggccgggtctacaatagatgtagtaagacttaagccgtaagaaattaaccaattacaattgtctttagagaagaataatgaatatgattggttcatttctt is part of the Anoplolepis gracilipes chromosome 2, ASM4749672v1, whole genome shotgun sequence genome and harbors:
- the LOC140674986 gene encoding uncharacterized protein isoform X1, encoding MKRASTAILFRVTKTFERRSSLKNTAVFSSFLSRCSTNPGQLDVSKTAMAKQIFKGCNDQYNGITIDSLEETCDSKIFAQRLIDSLEQWAKDKKRTVWFRVHIPNTEWVPILTGQGFIFHHAKGEYVMLYRWLPNDEECNIPKYAHTFLGVGAFVFNKNTNEILVIKEKYGLNIAWKLPGGYVEPGENIEVAAKREVLEETGIQADFKCLISFRHGHDYLFGCSDIYMIAYLTPQSFEIQECKKEISDCRWMKLTEFMQHPEVHANNKTLAKKTINFLRHEMGMVANYEIHPITKKQICVYSVENADVGTTFVE
- the LOC140674986 gene encoding uncharacterized protein isoform X3, with translation MAKQIFKGCNDQYNGITIDSLEETCDSKIFAQRLIDSLEQWAKDKKRTVWFRVHIPNTEWVPILTGQGFIFHHAKGEYVMLYRWLPNDEECNIPKYAHTFLGVGAFVFNKNTNEILVIKEKYGLNIAWKLPGGYVEPGENIEVAAKREVLEETGIQADFKCLISFRHGHDYLFGCSDIYMIAYLTPQSFEIQECKKEISDCRWMKLTEFMQHPEVHANNKTLAKKTINFLRHEMGMVANYEIHPITKKQICVYSVENADVGTTFVE
- the LOC140674986 gene encoding uncharacterized protein isoform X2, with product MCSTNPGQLDVSKTAMAKQIFKGCNDQYNGITIDSLEETCDSKIFAQRLIDSLEQWAKDKKRTVWFRVHIPNTEWVPILTGQGFIFHHAKGEYVMLYRWLPNDEECNIPKYAHTFLGVGAFVFNKNTNEILVIKEKYGLNIAWKLPGGYVEPGENIEVAAKREVLEETGIQADFKCLISFRHGHDYLFGCSDIYMIAYLTPQSFEIQECKKEISDCRWMKLTEFMQHPEVHANNKTLAKKTINFLRHEMGMVANYEIHPITKKQICVYSVENADVGTTFVE